The following are encoded in a window of Vibrio sp. SCSIO 43136 genomic DNA:
- the yghU gene encoding glutathione-dependent disulfide-bond oxidoreductase, with amino-acid sequence MANEYVPPKVWTHDADNGGEWASINRPDSGARHEQELAVGSHPFQLYSLGTPNGQKVTIMLEELLALGVTEAEYDAHLIKIGDGDQFSSGFVAVNPNSKIPALVDRSGDEPVRVFESGNILLYLAEKFGHLLPADPAKKTETLNWLFWLQGSAPYLGGGFGHFYAYAPEKFEYPINRFTMEAKRQLDVLDKRLADNRFLGGDEYSIADIATWPWYGNVVLGRAYNAAEFLDVESYSNVMRWAKEIDKRGAVQRGRIVNKPWGEEWEQLAERHSASDIDEVLAKRPS; translated from the coding sequence ATGGCGAACGAATACGTACCACCAAAAGTATGGACACATGACGCAGATAACGGCGGTGAATGGGCTAGCATTAACCGACCAGACTCAGGGGCTCGTCACGAGCAAGAGCTCGCTGTGGGCTCACACCCATTTCAGCTATACTCACTAGGCACACCTAACGGACAGAAAGTGACTATCATGCTCGAAGAGCTGCTGGCTCTAGGCGTGACAGAGGCTGAATACGATGCTCATTTAATCAAAATTGGCGATGGTGATCAGTTTTCCTCTGGCTTTGTTGCTGTCAACCCGAACTCAAAAATTCCAGCACTGGTTGACCGTTCAGGAGACGAACCAGTTCGAGTATTCGAGTCGGGCAACATCCTGCTTTATTTGGCAGAGAAATTCGGGCATCTCTTACCTGCTGATCCAGCGAAAAAGACCGAGACTCTCAACTGGTTGTTTTGGCTACAAGGGTCAGCGCCGTATCTAGGTGGCGGCTTTGGACACTTCTATGCATATGCGCCAGAAAAGTTCGAGTATCCTATCAATCGATTCACTATGGAAGCTAAGCGCCAACTCGATGTGCTTGATAAGCGACTGGCTGACAACCGCTTCTTAGGCGGTGATGAATACTCTATTGCAGATATCGCTACCTGGCCTTGGTATGGCAATGTGGTTCTAGGCCGTGCGTATAACGCTGCAGAATTCTTAGATGTAGAGAGCTACAGCAACGTTATGCGCTGGGCTAAAGAGATTGATAAACGCGGTGCTGTGCAACGAGGTCGTATTGTGAATAAGCCATGGGGAGAAGAGTGGGAACAGTTGGCAGAAAGACACAGTGCTTCAGATATCGATGAAGTACTAGCCAAACGCCCTAGCTAA
- a CDS encoding diguanylate cyclase, with protein MMLANHFYCSVLNAISEQLTVVDSRGEIVFVNDSWKRFAQENNACNTSGWIGDNYLEACIKAAENGDDDARLVAEGLKDLLDGGTSEFGYEYPCHSASEHRWFLMRATACDIDGERYFVVMHLDITKRRLAEEKISWLATQDGLTKVANRRKFDEFYAQTWREHVRRKEPVSLLLIDLDNFKQINDTHGHQIGDKCLSGLAKVIESNARRPWDLCARIGGDEFAVILGSTGSLEASIIAEDILENVHLETLPRTKETECESGLSVSIGVASIIPKREEKPDAFFNLADEMLYLSKKNGRDRVSALTEIESTLRLKSLDIQ; from the coding sequence ATGATGTTGGCAAATCACTTCTATTGCTCGGTACTGAACGCCATTTCCGAGCAACTTACCGTGGTAGATAGCAGAGGGGAAATCGTCTTTGTCAACGACAGTTGGAAGCGTTTTGCACAGGAAAACAATGCGTGTAATACCAGCGGTTGGATCGGTGACAACTATTTAGAAGCTTGTATTAAAGCGGCAGAAAATGGTGATGATGATGCGAGGTTGGTAGCAGAAGGACTAAAAGATCTTCTTGATGGTGGTACTTCTGAGTTTGGTTATGAGTATCCTTGCCATAGTGCTTCGGAACATCGATGGTTTTTAATGAGAGCTACTGCGTGTGATATCGACGGGGAGAGATATTTTGTGGTGATGCACTTAGATATTACCAAGCGTCGCTTAGCTGAAGAAAAGATATCTTGGCTTGCAACACAAGATGGATTAACCAAGGTGGCCAATCGTCGTAAATTTGATGAATTTTATGCTCAAACTTGGAGAGAACACGTGAGGCGTAAGGAGCCAGTGTCATTGCTCTTGATTGATTTGGATAATTTTAAGCAAATCAATGACACTCACGGTCATCAAATAGGAGATAAGTGCTTGTCTGGATTGGCGAAAGTGATTGAAAGTAACGCTCGTCGTCCTTGGGATTTGTGTGCTCGGATCGGTGGGGATGAATTTGCGGTTATTTTAGGTTCAACCGGCTCACTTGAAGCCTCTATTATCGCAGAAGATATATTAGAAAATGTGCACTTAGAAACTTTACCTAGAACTAAAGAGACTGAGTGTGAAAGTGGGTTGAGTGTAAGCATCGGTGTCGCTTCGATCATACCCAAGCGAGAGGAGAAGCCAGATGCGTTTTTTAATTTGGCTGATGAGATGTTATATCTTTCCAAGAAAAATGGGAGAGACAGAGTCTCGGCATTAACCGAAATAGAGTCAACGCTTAGGCTCAAGTCACTAGACATACAGTAG
- a CDS encoding sodium-dependent transporter, which translates to MATTNAKPRDTWGSKLGFVMAAAGSAVGLGNIWKFPYTAGESGGGAFVAIYLMFVIFIGFSVMLTEFAVGRKTGLSAVGAFKSTDRRWTFVGVMGVLSGLLIMGFYPVVGGWALAYVAKVGGGLLSTPDAIGDSFGAFISDPVQPLMWMGIYLVLNIVVVIKGISGGIEKAGKILMPTLFIILIIVSVKGLMLPGAMAGLEFLFSPDFSKVDSSVVLAALGQAFFSLSLGMGCMITYGSYLKKKENLVQTTAMVTAMDTGVALLAGIAMFPAMFAFSMEPAAGPGLVFVVVPQLFAEMGGMVGVALALLFFVGLSVAALTSSISLLEVVVSYLIDEKGMKRSTAVLSASAVMATLCVFASLSLGGVGPTLFDTGAFDIFDLLTDKIFLAVGGMFICIFAGWRLSREDLEKEITNNGENKFPLFGLWYNLVKYVIPVAIAIVAVAGVKAGFDSGKGEIMVLGLAIIGVTALLSKKL; encoded by the coding sequence GTGGCTACAACAAACGCGAAGCCTCGTGATACTTGGGGCTCAAAACTGGGATTTGTAATGGCCGCAGCTGGTTCAGCTGTTGGTCTAGGTAATATTTGGAAATTCCCTTACACGGCAGGTGAAAGTGGTGGCGGTGCATTCGTTGCTATTTACCTGATGTTCGTAATCTTTATCGGCTTCAGCGTTATGCTGACCGAATTTGCCGTTGGCCGTAAAACTGGCCTTTCTGCTGTTGGTGCATTCAAATCTACTGACCGTCGCTGGACGTTCGTCGGTGTAATGGGTGTATTAAGTGGTCTACTCATCATGGGTTTCTACCCAGTTGTTGGTGGCTGGGCACTTGCATATGTTGCGAAAGTGGGCGGTGGTCTACTAAGCACTCCTGATGCTATCGGCGACAGCTTTGGTGCTTTCATCTCTGATCCTGTTCAACCACTCATGTGGATGGGTATCTACCTTGTTCTTAACATCGTGGTAGTTATTAAAGGTATCTCAGGTGGTATCGAGAAAGCAGGCAAGATTTTAATGCCTACGCTATTTATCATCCTTATCATCGTATCTGTTAAAGGTCTGATGCTACCGGGTGCAATGGCAGGTCTTGAGTTCCTATTTAGCCCTGACTTCTCGAAAGTAGACAGCAGCGTAGTATTGGCAGCGCTTGGTCAAGCCTTCTTCTCTCTAAGCCTAGGTATGGGTTGTATGATCACCTACGGTTCTTACTTGAAGAAAAAAGAGAACCTAGTGCAAACCACTGCAATGGTTACAGCGATGGATACTGGTGTAGCACTTCTTGCTGGTATCGCAATGTTCCCTGCAATGTTCGCATTCAGCATGGAACCAGCAGCAGGCCCTGGTCTTGTATTCGTAGTTGTTCCTCAGCTATTTGCTGAAATGGGTGGCATGGTAGGTGTTGCGCTTGCACTACTATTCTTCGTTGGTCTGTCAGTAGCAGCATTGACATCATCAATCTCTCTACTTGAAGTAGTGGTTTCTTACCTGATTGATGAGAAAGGCATGAAGCGTTCGACTGCTGTACTTTCTGCAAGTGCTGTGATGGCAACACTATGTGTGTTCGCATCTCTATCACTAGGTGGCGTAGGTCCAACACTGTTTGATACTGGCGCATTCGATATCTTCGACTTGCTAACAGATAAGATCTTCCTAGCGGTTGGCGGTATGTTCATCTGTATCTTTGCTGGCTGGCGTCTAAGCCGTGAAGACCTAGAGAAAGAAATCACTAACAATGGTGAAAACAAGTTCCCTCTATTCGGTCTTTGGTACAACCTAGTTAAGTACGTTATCCCAGTAGCTATCGCAATCGTTGCAGTGGCTGGTGTGAAAGCAGGCTTTGACAGTGGTAAAGGTGAAATCATGGTGCTAGGTCTAGCAATCATCGGTGTCACTGCCCTACTATCGAAGAAACTGTAA